atgaagtaatgtcatagccagaccattatttctgatatttaaagactctatactgacagggagtgttccacaggattggcacatagcaaatgtggtgccaatattaaaaaaaaaaatacaaaaacagagTCCGGAAACTATAGCCCGTtaggtttaacatctgtcgtggctaaacagtttgaaggttttctaagagatgctatcttggagtacgtcaatgaaaataagcaaataacaccatattagcatggcttcatgaggaatcggtcatgtcaaactaatttaatcagtttctatgaggaggtaagttctagacttgacagcggcaaatcaatggatgtcatatatctggacttctccaaagcatttgacactgtaccacataaaaggttagtatataaaatgagaatacttggactgggagaaaacgtctaagtgggtaagtaactggctcagtgatggtaaacagagggtggttattaacggtacacactcagattggatcactgtcactagtggggttccacaggggtcagtattgggccctattctcttcaatatatttattaatgatcttgtagaaggcttgcacagtaaaatataaatttttgcagatgacactaaactgtgtaaaataattGACAcggcagaggacagtatacggctgcagatggatctggatagattggtggcttgggcagtgggcaatgtaaggttatgcacatgggaaggaataatgcaagtcaccagtacatactaaatggtaaaacactgggtaacactgacatggaaaaggacctaggaattttagtgaaccaaaactaagctgtagaaaccagtgtcaggcagctgctgccaaggccaataagataatgggttgcatcaaaagggacatagatgctgtgatgagaacatagtcctactactttacaaatcactagtcagactacacatggagtactgtgtacagttctgggctcctgtgaacaaggcagacatagcagagctggagagggtccagatgagagcaactaaagtaataactggaatagggcaactacagtaccctgaaagattatcagcattagggttattcactttagaaaaaagacaattgaggggagatctaattactatatataaatatatcaggggtcagtacagagatctatcccatcatctatttatccccaggactgtgacgaggggacatcctctgcgtctggaggaaagaaggtttgtactcaaacatagaagaggattctttacggtaagagcagtgagactatggaactctctgcctgaggaggtggtgatggggagttcactaaaagagttcaagaggggcctggatgtatttctggagtgtaataatattacaggctatagctactagagaggggtcgctgatccagggagttattctgattgcctgattggattcgggaaggaatttttttccccttaagtggggaaaattggcttctacctcccaggggtatttttgccttccttttggatcaacttgcaggatgacaggccgaactggatggacaaatgtcttttatcgaccttatatactatgttacatcTTGCCTTtttcttgttaaaggggttgtctcacttcagaaagtgACATTTGTCATGCAGGCAAAGTTAacccaaggcacttactaatgtattgtgattttccatattgcttcctttgctggcttgattcatttttctgcttgtttccatggttacaaccatatCTGTAGCGCAGATGTAAggtttttttacatcacaaagtGTAGGTGTCTGAGATTCTGCTCCATCcttgctaataaaaaaaaaaacactcttgtCTTGCAGATTCATGCACTTATCACAGGTCCCTTTGATACACCTTATGAAGGCGGCTTCTTCTTGTTCTTGTTCCGGTGTCCCCCAGATTATCCAATTCACCCACCTCGAGTTAAATTGATGACAACTGGCAACAATACTGTGAGGTTTAACCCCAATTTCTATCGAAACGGCAAAGTCTGTCTGAGTATTCTTgggtaagtagtactattcttgggTGAGCGTGTGGCTTTTCTCAAATTCCCTGGAGTGTACATAATCGTCCAGTAATGAATGGGTAGAGTCTCTGCACACAGAGCTAGGATTCGCAGGGTGGCTTACCAGTATGATTTGTTTCTTACACCAGTACTTGGACAGGACCTGCATGGAGTCCAGCTCAGAGCTTGTCTTCGGTGCTCATCTCTATCCAGTCCCTGATGACTGAAAACCCCTATCACAACGAGCCTGGATTTGAGCAGGTATTAGATTTTCTTGTAAGCCTTGATGCTGTAACCCTAGACTCCGCTAGTAATATTGACATTGCGTATCTTTAGGAACGACATTCGGGAGACAGCAAGAACTACAATGAGTGCATTCGTCATGAGACCATAAGAGTGGCAGTGTGTGAAATGCTGGAGGGAAAGTGCCAGTGTCCTGAAGCCTTACGGTGGGTGATGCACTACAGTGTTCATACATTCACAGCCCCGAATACTTCCTTCCCTCATATATGTCAAATCTATTGCTATAAAACCTTGTAGACAAATTTCGTCTTTTTTGATATTTTcacattattgaaatttataactCCGTCAGACAgctttaaatgtgttttaaagTCTTCACTTTAAATATGGCGCCCActcagggctaatgtctgcaatctGCGGTGATCGCAGACATtacacccctcagatgccatggtcagatgTGACTACAGCATCTGAGTGGTGAAAATGTGGGAGTGGTGCATGGGTGCCAGCATCCCCTTGATGAGATAtagaaaaattcaaatcactccctttccccaaaatagaaatagaCAACAGTACAAACGTACACAAAaattatcccatacagtgaaatggaaaaaacaaaaatcaaaatTGCAGTTTcgccttttttatattttttattttttattgcttcaCATctcaaaaaatagaataaaaagtgaGGAAAAAGTCATACACTTGCCAGAGCACCCCACAAaatatgagccctcacacagctccgtagacctAACAATAAAAAGTTACGGGgggcagaatatggcaatgaaaagtcCTTTttctcagtattaaaatgcaaaaaaggtaacgggtcagttttactgcatggggaacaccataaaaacaaaacccttaCAACTGTGGCAGAATTATCACTCAACCCCCCCCATTCCACCTCATTGGGAATTTTTTTCCCACctttccactacatcatatgcaacagtaaatggtgccattagaaagtataacttgtcccgcaaaaaaacaagccctcggcTGTGTaaatgaaacataaaaaaaaataattatggctcCAGAAAGGAAGGGAGTGAAAGATGAAAACGCAAAATCCTCCGGCACTCAAGGGGTTAAGGGATACAAATTGGCATTGTCACAGGAGAAGACATCATGTAATGCTTTCCTCATCCTTTTCACAATGTGAAGTTTTAGTTCTTCGCCATCTAATGCACTTGCAGACTTCTCATATCTTCTGTGCCATAAAAGCTGTCCATAGACCACCTAATGCCCGATCTGTCCACTTACCCATGGACTCTTCACATTCGTGTTTCCCATTTACTGTATTAAAATGCCCATTCTTCCAAGCCAGCTTAGCGCCATGCCATAGGAGGAGATGCATGAGAACTGTCTTATGTCAATGACTTTATCATTCCTTGTAGAAGCGTAATGGAAAAATCCTTCTTGGAATACTATGACTTTTATGAAGCGGTTTGTAAGGATAGATTTCACTTACAAGGACAAAGCATGCAGGTGAGTCTCCTGGTATTTATCAAATGTCATATATGGTAGTATGTGGAGAGATTCTGGGTTGTAATGAGAGGCAGCAATACatgtgaattttattttttttattttttcccccgggACCATGTTCACATGCAATTGAAATTTTTTTCAGCTGGATTTTTAGCGCTGCCAGGAATAGTGCAAAAATCCACTGTAAGAATAAGTAGCATGCAACTTGTTTTAGGTGGGAACACCAGGTATTAGCCCTATTACATGCGCTGCAAACCCACAGAACATCCACATGAGAAAtcctcctaaggcctcatgcacacgaccattgttttggtccgtatctgagccacattttttgtggctctgttacggacccattcacttcaacggggccgcaaaagaggcagacagcactcagtgtgctgtctgcatccgttgctccgttccgtggcccacaattttttttttttataaacgtgccctattcttgtccattttgcggacaagaataggtatttctataagGGGcggcccgttccgtaaattgcagaatgcatgcggcgcggttgtgtgcatgtagcctaaacgtCAGCTTTCTACAGCGGATCTTGTAGTACAAATCGTGTCTTATGTGCAATATGCGATTCTGACAGGTGAACGTAGCCAGTGTGTTGTACTGTTCGTATCTCACATAAGTTTGCTGTGTTTATAGGACCCATTTGGTGAAAAGCGAGGACACTTTGATTACCAGTCTCTTCTCAGTCGTCTACAGCTTATCCATCAGAGAGTGCGGGAAAAACACAGGCGTGAGACTGTGGATATAGACTCAGACTCCAGCTCTTCTGAGACAGACATGGACACACAAGGAAGTTCCAACCCATAAGGTATAGGAATGTAAGACGTAGAGCATTGAGTGTCGTCACATCGCACTAGCTGTGATGCTGGATAATATGACTTTGTTGAGCACAAAGCCACTTATGCTTTTGGCGGCTGTTTGGAAGCAGAGTCGGTCAATCTCTCTGCCAGCGCTACGGAAAGATGACCTGTGGTCGGTTTATAGATAACGCAGCACTGGGGCTTGGACTATTGGAGCTTGGATCAGACATGAAGGCAGCACTTTTACTAATCCTTATgttctttgtgaaatggtcatttATCGGCCCGTACAAGCCAAAGAGTTCAAGTCCAGAGAGCTAAACCTTGCGAAGCCACAGGAGTAACCACATGACAGACGCCGTGAaccgtttttttatgttttcatcCCCCTGAGAACCAGCACTCTGTATTTTACCACTTCGTTGTGTTCTTATTTCTATTATTACCCATAGGTTTCCGACAGGAATGGAGCAAAGTTTCttctttttatgtttttgtaGCGTTTATTTGTGATTGCTGTAAATCCGGGTGAGCAATGTGATTCTGTTACTAAACGCATTCATTATGGTCCGTTCACATCTACATGTGTTGGGAATATCACGCGATGGATAAGAATGTTCATCTCAACAGATGAAAAATCTGTGTGACCAACTGAAAATATACCAATAATTTGACAAAAATGGTCAATGGAATTTTACAATGTCAAGATGTGAATAGAGCCTACATACCTATAAAAGCCTTAGAAAAAGCTGGTGCTGACATCATGTCAATTTTTAACCTTCTGGGTTATTTTATCAATACCTTATATGTGTTTTCCAAATTTCTGTAATTGCCACATTTTCAGTGAAAAAATGAGGTCCTGTTTCTATGGCGCATGCTCAGAAAAACTGAAGGTGTCTAGTTCCTGTGTGGTTACTGCAGATCTTAGACAGGAGGATTATTGTAGACGGTATGCTCACTCTCATGCTAGATCGCATCGAAGTCAAGTGCCTAGTGAGTATTATATACACGGCTATGTCTGCCTGGGGAGGATCATAGTGACTTCTCAGAATTGAGGAAAGAACTGCAGTCCTCTATTAAAATTATCAAAGTCTATATGGCTGGTGTTATCCTAATCCTCAATATGAATGTCCACCATTAAACACAATTCTGTCTAAATAGGCCCTCTTAGTGTATGGTGATTTAATTTTTGCATTATGGCTGGTGCTCTTTGTCTCCCAATCACCTGCACAGCCCTAGGTTAATGAGGACCTGTCATCATGCCTGAaaagtctgttttagtaaatgatTGTATTCCCCATATTGTggtccctacacagtctgtctTCACTGTCAATGTACACTGCCACCCCACCATCTGGAAATGTCaatttatacatacatacatttctGGGAGTCATAACAGAGGAGCAGCACAacaaagggcccattcacacaccGAAATTCCTCCATTGGCCGTGTGTTCTATCTCCCATGGTTTGCAATGGGAGGCAGTGCTGCAGTTCATGGCCCGGTAGCTGAAACAGCCCAAGGAAGGGAAGTATCCCTTCATGGCGCGGCGGCTGTCCTCTCTTGGCAGatacacagcatctcaattgaatAAATGTGGCACAAACCGCTGTGGTTTCTGCCACAGTATATGCAGTGGATTGACAGTGTCACAATGTGTCGTGTGAATGGTCCCttactaataaaaaaataaaataaaaaattctctagaattttttattttttttgcttaagaGGTCCATGGCGGGAGAGCTGACAGGACcgcttaagaaaaaaaaactatctagCTGCCTGCAGAGATCATTAGGGTAAGTGCACACAGAGCGGATTATGTTCGGTTTTTCCGCTTGAATTTtcgtgcagaaaatctgcattgtaatacagtaccaggaaagtgaatgagatttgaaaAAGGCTTCCCTACTAGTGTGACTGGTGGCAGCCAGAGTTTAATCCtatagctctgtatcagaaaaacgaGGCTCAAacctctaaataaataaataaattatatatatatatattaaggagCTATTCAGCACAGAATGTTGGATTTAAAACCAACAGTGTTAAAAGGTGGACCTTCCCTTTACTAGCGCTTCAATGAGTTGTTTACTGCTTTTGTCCTTTTCGCCCTCCGGCTGTGTCCTGTCGAGATACATTCATACCTTCATAGACAATCAGGCACAAAATAGCTTTGTGTGAATGCTGCAGTCTGTTTTACCAACGATGGATTATGCGATCGCAACTACGATGTTTTGAACAATAATCGTCATGTCTAAAAGGTAATTGTTGAATCGTTCACTACACCTAGAAACGACTTGTCCGTTGCTCTATCGTACCGATAATCACTTTGTGTCAAGGTACCTGTAGTAGCCATTCTGCAAGAAGGTGCAGACACTTGAGCAAAAAGCATCACATGTAGTCCAGGTTgttgtaagggctgtttcacacgagcggatgcggtgcgtgtcatccacagcgtgaatgagagccaagccccacagcagagacacggagcattaacatgatttttactacaaaatcacagtgagataaagttgtcaccgtgattttgtagtaaaaaggtcacagaggcatggagcattatcagtcatgttaatgctccgtgtctctgctgtccggtgcggggcttggctctcattcacgctgcggatgatccgctcgtgtgaagcaGCCTTAAAAGTTGAGGTAGATGAAACGAGATCATTGTAAGGCATTattcacacattgcagatttGATAAGAATTTTGCTGAAATCAGGGCTGGGtagtaagaagaaaaaaaaaaaaagtaaagtagagctctttccttaaaggggttgtccaagagctATAGTTgttcccccccccatatgcctgggcccctcacagaggCTGTACTTACCGCGTCGCTTCTGATGCtgacacggccgccgctgcatctccccatcacgCTGATTAAGACATCCAACgttgggggcagccaatagcaggccgcgacggaaTAAGCCTCCCTTGTGTCgaccacgatgctagggaggctcattcccatcgcggcctgctattggctgccctccCCTGTCACGTGGATGAAATCATGCATGatgagatgcagcagcggccatgGCGGCAtcagagcgaggtaagtacaacctctgtggggggcattataggtcttggataaccccttttaatattTCCACCATGTTTATCCAgctctggttttggcttacaaagacTGATCAAACCTGCAATGTGTGAACAAAGCCTTTACACCCAGCGCGGCTGTTTGTGCTTTACCGGCTCTACCACCACTACAAAGTGGAAAATACTTACAgataagtcctgctgtctgttcaTTATAACTCGCTGGAGGTGATTATGTGACATTACATTGCTCTTGATGATGCAGAGTTTAATGGTATTTCTTGATGCAATTGACGTATAGTATCCACATGTCAGGTcatattacaggaaaaaaaataataatcatgattTCTCTGGTTAGTCAAAGGCACTATAGTTttttattcagaatttttttttttatagttgtaaagtGAATTAAGCCAAGGTTAGCAACTTGGGGTGGACTACAGATCTGGTTAATCAAAGCATTTTACTCGTTATGTAATTCTCTAATATGTAAGCCACATTAAAGTGGTTATTGGTGTGAAGAAACAGGAGTATTCCGGCTTAGCAAAtccatgttaggcctcatgcacacgaccgtattttgtttccgtgtccgatccgtttttttttgcggataggttgcggacccattcattttaatgggtccgcaaaaaacgcggacagcacactgtgtgctgtccgcatcagtatgtccgttccgttgctccgcaaacaaaatagtgc
This window of the Bufo bufo chromosome 6, aBufBuf1.1, whole genome shotgun sequence genome carries:
- the UBE2Z gene encoding ubiquitin-conjugating enzyme E2 Z, whose translation is MAESPAAEAIILQGAVGGGMVSHLSGLQPPGTSHLATSSVWDPTSSTDWDNERASAQCVLRIKRDIMSIYKEPPPGMFVVPDPHDMTKIHALITGPFDTPYEGGFFLFLFRCPPDYPIHPPRVKLMTTGNNTVRFNPNFYRNGKVCLSILGTWTGPAWSPAQSLSSVLISIQSLMTENPYHNEPGFEQERHSGDSKNYNECIRHETIRVAVCEMLEGKCQCPEALRSVMEKSFLEYYDFYEAVCKDRFHLQGQSMQDPFGEKRGHFDYQSLLSRLQLIHQRVREKHRRETVDIDSDSSSSETDMDTQGSSNP